The nucleotide window TGCTGGACGCTGACGTTGACCGCAATCGTGAGATGCGCCATATCAGGCCGCGTTGCCCATTGCGCCAGTTGCGCGCAGGCAGCCTCCAGCACCCAGCTTCCCAGCGCCAGGATCAGTCCGGTCTCTTCGGCCAGCGGAATGAACTCAGCAGGCGGCACGATACCGCGCTGCGGATGCTGCCAGCGCACCAGCGCTTCCGCGCCCGTTACGCGGGTACCGACGACCTGCGCCTGGTAGTGGAGCAGGAACTGATTGTCCTCGATTGCATTGCGCAAGCCTGCTTCCAGCGCGGCTCGCTGCACCACGACGGTCTGCATGTCCGGGTCGAAGAAACGCACGGCATTGCGTCCTCGCTCCTTGGACTTGTACATCGCGAGGTCGGCCTGCTTGAGGAGTTCGTCGATCGAGGCCTGATGCCCTCTGAACACGGTGGCGCCGATGCTCGCGCTAGTGCGGTATTCGATCTTGCCAAGCTGATACGGACTGCCCAGCACGGCGAGGATTCGTTCGCCCACGGCCTCCGTCTGGTTGGCCGCCTCCTGCCGGTTCTTGTGCAGATTGCCGAGCACCACCACGAACTCGTCGCCGCCCACTCGGGCCACGGTGTCGCTTTCGAGTACGCTGTCTGCCAGACGCTGCGCCACTTGCTGCAGCAGCAGATCGCCTTTGTCGTGACCCAAGGTGTCGTTCAACGTCTTGAAGTGATCCAGGTCGATGAACAGCAGCGCGCCACACGCTTCGTTCCGGGCGCTGGCCGTGATTGCCTGCCTCAAGCGATCCAGCAGCAGCGTGCGATTGGGCAATCGGGTCAGCGCATCGAAGAAAGCCAGTTCCTTGATTCGCTCTTCGGCGATCTTGCGTTCGGTAATGTCGTGATGCGTACCGACATAGTGACTGACGATTCCGTCTTCGCTCATCACAGCGGAGATCGTGAGCCATTTCGGGTACACCTCGCCGTTCTTGCGGCGATCCCAGATTTCTCCTTGCCATCCGCCGGCACCGTGAATCGCTTCCCACATCTCCTGGAAGAATGCGGCGTCGTGGCGGCCGGACCGAAGCACGCGCGGTGTCTGGCCCACGATTTCCTCGGCCGTATAACCGGTACATTCGGTGAAAGCCGAGTTCACGCGCAGAATGGTGGCGCTCGCGTCGGTGATCATCATCGGTTCCATCGAGTCGAATGCGACAGCGGCAATGCGCAGTTCAGCCTCGACCTGTTTGCGCTCGGTAATGTCGCGGCCGCTCGTGCGAAAGCCGATGAATTCGCCCTTGGAATCGGTAATCGGAACCCAGGACGCCGACAGCCACATGAGCGAACCGTCCTTGCGAACGCAGCGAAACTCGAGGTCATCGCCGCGCAAACCCTGTAGCGCCTTCTGGAATTCAGGTGCCACGCGGGGAATGTCCTCGGGATAAATCACGGTGCCGGCAAAATCCGGTAAGGCCATGCACTCGTCGACGGTATAGCCGATGTACGCCTCCACCGCCGAGTTGATCCAGCGCGGCTTGCCGTCGGGTCCCCACCAGATTTCCCAGTTGACCGTACAGTCGGCAATCGCGCGGAATTTCTCCTCGTTCTCGCGCAATTCTTTTGTCATTGCCGAGGCAAGCCGCATCGCGCGGCCGCGGCCGGTCATCATTAGCCAGGTGAGCAGCGCCAGCAGCAGGCTGAGACCCGTGCCGGTGCTGGCGATCGGGAGCGCGGCGTTACGGCCGAAGCGAGCCTTGAAGTCGTCCTGGGCGCTCATCGACAGTGTCCAGTCATGTCCGCCGACAACCAGATATTCGTTGGCCGACATGTCCG belongs to Paraburkholderia aromaticivorans and includes:
- a CDS encoding bifunctional diguanylate cyclase/phosphodiesterase, with translation MNWARLVLLPFLVLSAALSVTWMLWDHERQAARHELLSQFNYSLGDAVSRIEQRMGTYELLLRGVQSLFASTGEIDRDRFRDYVGTLNLDANFSGIQAIGIVAWVPATQKIEHIAAIRRQGVPDYAIEPKGSRENYAPIIQREPFIGINRAAPGFDAWADPVRRRALEKARDSGMATLSGKVRLSVDAGGNARPGFIMYLPIYARGQPQDSVAQRRAHLVGWVFASFRMHDVIASLYGEQPPGLTIAIYDGVETSAAALLHRTPEAPGHHRAADMSANEYLVVGGHDWTLSMSAQDDFKARFGRNAALPIASTGTGLSLLLALLTWLMMTGRGRAMRLASAMTKELRENEEKFRAIADCTVNWEIWWGPDGKPRWINSAVEAYIGYTVDECMALPDFAGTVIYPEDIPRVAPEFQKALQGLRGDDLEFRCVRKDGSLMWLSASWVPITDSKGEFIGFRTSGRDITERKQVEAELRIAAVAFDSMEPMMITDASATILRVNSAFTECTGYTAEEIVGQTPRVLRSGRHDAAFFQEMWEAIHGAGGWQGEIWDRRKNGEVYPKWLTISAVMSEDGIVSHYVGTHHDITERKIAEERIKELAFFDALTRLPNRTLLLDRLRQAITASARNEACGALLFIDLDHFKTLNDTLGHDKGDLLLQQVAQRLADSVLESDTVARVGGDEFVVVLGNLHKNRQEAANQTEAVGERILAVLGSPYQLGKIEYRTSASIGATVFRGHQASIDELLKQADLAMYKSKERGRNAVRFFDPDMQTVVVQRAALEAGLRNAIEDNQFLLHYQAQVVGTRVTGAEALVRWQHPQRGIVPPAEFIPLAEETGLILALGSWVLEAACAQLAQWATRPDMAHLTIAVNVSVQQFREADFVANVLTIIGRTGARPDRLKLELTESVLVDNVQDIIEKMSALKAKGIVFALDDFGIGYSSLSYLKRLPLDQLKIDRSFVRDVLVDPNDAVIARTIVALARSLGLGVIAEGVETEAQRDFLAAAGCYAYQGYYFCRPLPIEDFEALLSSVETRQCVAE